In the genome of Rhizobium etli 8C-3, one region contains:
- a CDS encoding ABC transporter ATP-binding protein — protein sequence MQQTADPILDIRGLRTIFRIRGGEVTAVNGIDLTVAAGETLALVGESGSGKSVTSLSVMRLLSRNIGAIAAGSIRLKRKSGKVADLVLLDEQDMRKVRGDDIGMVFQEPMSSLNPVFTIGDQIAEPIRIHRGAERKAAMNAAIALLESVGIPDAKRRAGQYPHELSGGMRQRATIAMALACDPALLIADEPTTALDVTIQAQILDLLLKLQRERGMAMLFVTHNLGVVAEIAHRVAVMYAGRIVEEGPVGEVFRHPKHPYTIGLLASMPRLGDATRMKLAGEKLAAIPGMVPSLMKMPPGCAFQPRCRFAIHACCAAVPPLDDVNAQHKSRCIRWREI from the coding sequence ATGCAACAGACCGCCGATCCAATTCTCGACATTCGCGGACTGCGGACGATCTTTCGCATCCGCGGCGGCGAGGTGACGGCGGTCAACGGCATCGACCTGACCGTGGCCGCCGGCGAGACGCTGGCACTCGTCGGCGAATCCGGGTCGGGCAAGTCGGTGACGAGCCTTTCGGTCATGCGGCTGCTTTCACGCAATATCGGCGCGATCGCCGCCGGGAGCATTCGCCTGAAGCGGAAGAGCGGCAAAGTGGCCGACCTCGTCCTGCTTGACGAGCAGGACATGCGAAAGGTCCGCGGCGACGATATCGGCATGGTGTTTCAGGAGCCGATGTCGAGCCTCAATCCCGTCTTCACCATCGGCGACCAGATAGCAGAGCCGATCCGCATTCATCGCGGGGCGGAGCGGAAGGCGGCGATGAATGCGGCCATTGCCCTGCTCGAAAGCGTTGGCATTCCCGATGCGAAGCGCCGTGCCGGCCAATATCCGCATGAACTTTCCGGCGGCATGCGCCAGCGCGCGACGATCGCCATGGCGCTCGCCTGCGATCCGGCGCTATTGATTGCCGACGAGCCGACGACGGCGCTCGACGTGACGATCCAGGCACAGATCCTCGATCTGCTCTTGAAGCTGCAGCGCGAGCGCGGCATGGCGATGCTCTTCGTCACCCATAATCTCGGCGTCGTCGCGGAAATCGCCCACCGCGTCGCGGTCATGTATGCGGGGCGGATCGTCGAAGAGGGGCCGGTCGGCGAGGTTTTCCGCCATCCGAAGCATCCCTATACGATCGGCCTGCTCGCCTCGATGCCGCGGCTTGGCGATGCAACCCGCATGAAGCTCGCCGGCGAAAAGCTCGCCGCCATTCCCGGCATGGTGCCGAGCCTGATGAAAATGCCGCCGGGCTGCGCCTTTCAGCCTCGCTGCAGGTTCGCGATCCACGCGTGCTGCGCGGCTGTCCCTCCGCTCGACGACGTCAATGCGCAACATAAAAGCCGCTGTATCCGCTGGCGGGAGATTTAG
- a CDS encoding dihydrodipicolinate synthase family protein, with the protein MSKFKGVVPPVVTPLNPDFTVDYPSYTRVLEHLIGAGCHGVFVLGSTSEVVFYDDKARREIIEHSAKVVNGRVPLIVGTIDPTTDRVISHAKIAKAAGADAVVVTAPFYTVTSQPEILDHFRYIRDAVDVPLIAYDIPVCVNVKLQRQTTVTLAKEGTIIGLKDSSGDDGNFRYALLDLAAHKDVFLMTGSEIVVDTALLMGAHGVVPGIANVDPHGYVRLWDAAQRGDWALAKQEQERLCRLFEIVWVAQGRVSGGASGIGAFKTAMKRLGIIDTAFMPRPRAPLNQAETARIDEILRATGLLG; encoded by the coding sequence ATGAGCAAATTCAAGGGTGTGGTTCCTCCTGTCGTAACGCCGCTGAATCCGGATTTCACCGTCGACTATCCCTCCTATACGCGCGTTCTGGAGCACCTGATCGGCGCCGGCTGCCACGGGGTCTTCGTGCTCGGTTCGACGAGCGAGGTGGTCTTTTACGACGACAAGGCGCGGCGCGAGATCATCGAACATTCGGCCAAGGTGGTGAACGGCCGCGTGCCGCTCATCGTCGGCACCATCGATCCGACGACCGATCGGGTCATCTCGCACGCGAAGATCGCAAAGGCCGCGGGTGCTGACGCCGTTGTCGTAACAGCACCCTTCTACACCGTTACCAGCCAGCCCGAGATCCTCGACCACTTCCGCTATATCCGCGACGCCGTCGACGTGCCGCTCATCGCCTACGACATTCCCGTCTGCGTCAACGTCAAGCTGCAACGCCAAACGACCGTGACGCTTGCCAAGGAAGGCACGATCATCGGCTTGAAGGATTCAAGCGGCGACGACGGCAATTTCCGCTATGCGCTTCTCGATCTCGCCGCGCACAAGGACGTCTTCCTGATGACAGGCTCGGAAATCGTTGTTGACACCGCGCTGCTGATGGGTGCGCACGGCGTCGTTCCGGGCATCGCCAATGTCGACCCGCACGGTTATGTCCGCCTTTGGGATGCAGCACAGCGCGGCGACTGGGCTCTCGCGAAGCAGGAGCAGGAACGTCTTTGCCGGCTTTTCGAAATCGTCTGGGTCGCGCAGGGCCGTGTCAGCGGCGGCGCCTCGGGCATCGGCGCCTTCAAGACTGCCATGAAACGGCTCGGCATCATCGATACTGCCTTCATGCCGCGGCCGCGTGCTCCGCTTAACCAGGCCGAGACCGCCCGGATCGACGAGATCCTGCGCGCGACCGGGCTGCTTGGCTGA
- a CDS encoding ABC transporter substrate-binding protein, which yields MKRLSRLSAIALAAMMATTAIPAFTPPAEAATLSGGFDVGPGGFQGNFNPLAATAGFTWLSIYFEPLVAYDDKLQKVVGVLASSYEVSDDQKTYTFKLADAKWHDGKSFTAKDAKFTIELAMNAKTGSVLAARLKPVSAVEAPDDHTLVVKLSAPSASVLDTMTKVMMLPEHALATIPADQLAKSTWWSTSPIGTGPFKFTKYVADQYVELAANIEYRGGKPALERVINRYFADPAAAIAALRSGEIQFTYVDSNDVPTFKDDKSFKVIEGNSFVVNYLGFNHDSPIWKDVRVRQAVMYAINRDAIIKSLYGGAATRANCAYIADRLVPKDIEAYAYDPQKAKELLKEAGWDEINGAKPITLLTYYTTPLATNVLAAVQAMLAQVGINVVPRAVDAPTYNSIVLKADADISQFQMVYAGLQNGPDAGSINPGLNEKQIPPAGPNVVRARMPDLTSALDAALAETDASKRDARYQQVCKVMNTELPWATLWVANRYGVVSTKVKDFVWTPAPGGGPYQANPQQWSIAE from the coding sequence ATGAAACGACTGTCCAGACTATCGGCCATCGCGCTCGCCGCGATGATGGCAACGACCGCCATTCCAGCTTTCACACCGCCGGCTGAAGCAGCGACCCTTTCCGGCGGCTTCGACGTCGGCCCCGGCGGCTTTCAGGGCAATTTCAATCCGCTGGCAGCGACCGCGGGCTTCACCTGGCTCAGTATCTATTTCGAGCCGCTCGTTGCCTATGACGATAAGCTGCAGAAGGTCGTCGGCGTACTGGCCTCGTCTTATGAGGTCAGCGACGACCAGAAGACCTACACCTTCAAGCTCGCGGATGCGAAGTGGCATGACGGCAAGTCCTTCACGGCCAAGGATGCGAAATTCACCATTGAACTGGCGATGAATGCCAAGACGGGCTCGGTGCTTGCCGCCCGCCTCAAGCCGGTTTCCGCGGTCGAGGCACCCGACGACCATACGCTCGTCGTCAAGCTGAGCGCACCGAGCGCCAGTGTCCTGGATACGATGACCAAGGTGATGATGCTGCCCGAGCACGCGCTCGCCACCATCCCCGCCGATCAGCTTGCAAAGAGCACCTGGTGGTCGACGTCGCCGATCGGTACCGGCCCGTTCAAGTTCACCAAATACGTCGCCGACCAATATGTAGAGCTCGCTGCCAACATCGAATATCGCGGCGGCAAGCCGGCGCTGGAAAGGGTGATCAATCGCTATTTCGCCGATCCGGCGGCAGCGATCGCTGCGCTGCGGTCGGGTGAAATCCAGTTCACCTATGTCGATTCCAACGACGTGCCGACCTTCAAGGACGACAAATCCTTCAAGGTCATCGAAGGCAATTCCTTCGTCGTCAACTATCTGGGCTTCAACCACGATTCGCCGATCTGGAAGGACGTGCGCGTCCGTCAGGCGGTGATGTATGCCATCAATCGCGACGCCATCATCAAGAGCCTTTACGGCGGCGCTGCGACGCGGGCCAATTGCGCCTATATCGCCGATCGGCTGGTGCCGAAGGATATCGAAGCCTACGCCTACGATCCGCAAAAGGCCAAGGAACTGCTGAAGGAAGCCGGCTGGGACGAGATCAACGGCGCCAAGCCGATCACGCTCCTGACCTACTACACGACGCCGCTTGCGACCAACGTGCTCGCGGCCGTGCAGGCGATGCTCGCCCAGGTCGGCATCAACGTCGTTCCGCGCGCCGTCGATGCGCCGACCTACAACAGCATCGTGCTGAAGGCAGATGCCGACATCTCGCAGTTCCAGATGGTCTATGCCGGCCTGCAAAACGGCCCGGATGCCGGCAGCATCAATCCCGGCCTCAACGAAAAGCAGATTCCGCCGGCAGGCCCGAACGTCGTGCGAGCCCGCATGCCGGATCTGACCTCAGCACTCGATGCTGCCCTTGCCGAAACCGACGCCAGCAAGCGCGATGCCCGCTATCAGCAGGTCTGCAAGGTGATGAACACCGAGTTGCCCTGGGCAACGCTCTGGGTCGCGAACCGCTACGGCGTGGTGTCGACGAAGGTCAAGGATTTCGTCTGGACGCCGGCTCCAGGCGGCGGGCCATATCAGGCCAATCCGCAGCAGTGGTCGATCGCCGAATAA
- a CDS encoding ABC transporter permease, whose protein sequence is MLRYSLRRVIIGMGMLVALSALIFLLLRLAPGDPIDAYIDPNIPMSSSDLAELRSRLGLDQTLPVQYLAWLQQALAGNLGYSIKRLDQPVLTLVLSRIGPTVLLMGTALVISIVAGIATGVISAVRRNSLADISFSVFALAGISSPAFLSALIGLYIFSVRLNWTPSGGMLTPGEAFSVLDLLRHLILPAALLAIAQAALIMRYMRASMLEVLNQDYVRTARAKGVVEFWVIAKHALRNALLPVVTLIGSTIGLAIGGAIFIESVFNWPGMGLLLVDAVETRDYPVIMGATLVIGTCVIIVNLLTDIAYALIDPRIKVG, encoded by the coding sequence ATGCTCAGATACAGCCTCCGGCGCGTGATCATCGGGATGGGCATGCTCGTTGCCTTGAGCGCGCTGATCTTCCTGCTGCTGCGCCTTGCCCCCGGCGATCCGATCGATGCCTATATCGATCCCAACATCCCCATGTCGTCGTCTGATCTTGCTGAATTGCGCAGCCGGCTCGGGCTCGACCAGACTTTGCCGGTTCAGTATCTCGCATGGCTGCAGCAGGCGCTGGCGGGCAATCTCGGCTACTCGATCAAGCGGCTGGACCAGCCGGTCCTGACCCTCGTGCTTTCGCGCATCGGCCCGACGGTGCTTTTAATGGGCACCGCGCTGGTCATCTCGATCGTCGCCGGGATCGCGACCGGCGTCATCAGCGCCGTGCGGCGCAATTCCCTCGCCGACATTTCCTTTTCGGTCTTCGCGCTTGCCGGCATTTCCAGCCCGGCCTTTCTGAGCGCGCTGATCGGTCTTTACATTTTTTCCGTCCGGCTGAACTGGACGCCGTCGGGCGGCATGCTGACGCCGGGCGAGGCGTTTTCCGTCCTCGATCTCCTGCGGCATCTGATCCTGCCTGCCGCACTGCTCGCCATCGCCCAGGCTGCCTTGATCATGCGCTACATGCGCGCCTCGATGCTCGAAGTCCTCAACCAGGACTACGTGCGCACCGCCCGCGCCAAAGGCGTCGTCGAATTCTGGGTCATCGCCAAGCATGCTCTCAGAAACGCGCTGCTGCCCGTCGTCACGCTGATCGGTTCGACTATCGGCCTTGCGATTGGCGGGGCGATCTTCATCGAAAGCGTCTTCAACTGGCCGGGCATGGGCCTTCTGCTCGTCGATGCCGTGGAGACGCGCGACTATCCCGTCATCATGGGTGCGACGCTCGTCATCGGCACCTGCGTCATCATCGTCAATCTGCTGACCGATATCGCCTATGCGCTTATCGATCCGCGCATCAAGGTGGGTTGA
- a CDS encoding dihydrodipicolinate synthase family protein → MTEKRRHPIGGNWASLLLPIEADDSINFAKLGEEIDILIAAGVDGIYSNGTAGEFHNQTEAEFDRIQSMLAKRCTKAAMPFVIGACQPDAMIQLDRVRRAASLRPLAIQVILPDWWPVNDLEAADFLARASKVADGSPLILYNPPHAKRVLTPRELAGICIPCPDIVGIKLSDGGADWYGEARKHLQEFSLFVPGHHLATGMSKGVAAGAFSNVACLSPRGAQRWTDLIRTDLEAALETEGRICRFMDEHIVPFRQKAGYSNAALDKLLSAIGNWGPVGTRLRSPYRGIDETEAARLRRIARDELGELFFAS, encoded by the coding sequence GTGACAGAAAAAAGGCGCCATCCGATCGGCGGGAACTGGGCAAGCCTTCTTTTGCCGATCGAGGCGGACGACAGCATCAATTTCGCCAAGCTCGGCGAGGAAATCGATATTCTGATCGCAGCCGGCGTCGACGGCATTTATTCGAACGGCACGGCGGGCGAATTCCACAACCAGACCGAAGCGGAATTCGACCGGATCCAGTCCATGCTGGCCAAGCGTTGCACGAAAGCCGCAATGCCCTTCGTCATCGGCGCATGCCAGCCGGATGCGATGATCCAGCTTGACCGCGTTAGGCGTGCAGCCTCCCTTCGGCCGCTGGCCATTCAGGTGATCCTGCCGGACTGGTGGCCGGTCAACGATCTCGAAGCCGCAGATTTCCTGGCGAGGGCATCAAAGGTCGCCGATGGGAGCCCGCTGATCCTTTACAATCCGCCGCATGCCAAACGCGTTCTGACGCCCCGGGAGCTCGCAGGTATCTGCATCCCCTGCCCTGATATCGTTGGCATCAAGCTTTCCGATGGCGGCGCGGACTGGTACGGCGAAGCGCGAAAGCACCTCCAGGAATTCTCGCTCTTCGTACCCGGCCATCACCTGGCGACCGGCATGAGTAAAGGCGTGGCAGCAGGCGCATTTTCCAATGTCGCCTGCCTCAGCCCGCGCGGGGCGCAGCGATGGACCGATCTGATTAGGACCGACCTCGAGGCGGCATTGGAAACGGAAGGCCGGATCTGCCGCTTCATGGACGAACATATCGTGCCCTTCCGCCAGAAGGCCGGTTATTCGAATGCCGCGCTCGATAAACTGCTGAGCGCAATCGGCAATTGGGGACCTGTCGGGACACGTCTGCGGTCACCATACCGCGGCATCGACGAGACGGAGGCGGCACGGCTTCGCCGGATTGCGCGCGATGAGCTGGGCGAGCTATTTTTTGCTTCCTAG
- a CDS encoding FadR/GntR family transcriptional regulator: MALKTMKPLTRAPLLHVSVQESLRAYIADNGLAPGTLLPAEGELASQLGVSRNSLREGIKALESLGVLESRRGVGIFVKAFSFEPLLDNLAYGLGGALRQIEEVLEIRRTLEVGLIGKTLEMISDEDIAELRATVNRMRLYAERGQSFAEDDQLFHRLLFRCQNNETLVRLIDVFWLAFYKASDFVNLDNVDPMATWRDHEAIVDAVEAKNLEEARMRLDRHYAGISRVIANNKTSSNVGGTQ, encoded by the coding sequence ATGGCGCTTAAGACGATGAAGCCTCTGACGCGGGCGCCTCTGCTGCACGTCTCGGTGCAAGAGAGCCTTCGCGCCTATATTGCCGACAACGGCCTTGCGCCGGGAACTCTGCTGCCGGCCGAGGGAGAGCTTGCAAGCCAACTCGGCGTCAGCCGCAATTCGTTGCGCGAGGGCATCAAGGCGCTGGAGTCGCTTGGCGTTCTGGAATCGCGGCGCGGTGTCGGCATCTTCGTGAAGGCCTTCTCCTTCGAGCCACTGCTCGACAACCTGGCTTACGGGCTCGGCGGCGCGCTTCGCCAGATCGAGGAAGTCCTCGAGATCCGCCGCACGCTCGAAGTCGGTCTGATCGGCAAGACGCTGGAGATGATCAGCGACGAGGATATCGCCGAGCTGCGTGCGACGGTCAACAGGATGCGTCTTTATGCCGAGCGCGGCCAGTCATTTGCCGAAGACGACCAGCTCTTCCACCGCCTGCTTTTCCGCTGCCAGAACAACGAGACGCTCGTGCGGCTGATCGATGTCTTCTGGCTGGCTTTTTACAAGGCGTCCGACTTCGTCAATCTCGACAATGTCGATCCCATGGCCACCTGGAGGGACCACGAGGCGATCGTCGATGCGGTGGAAGCAAAGAACCTGGAGGAAGCGCGCATGCGCCTGGATCGCCATTATGCCGGCATCTCCCGGGTGATTGCAAATAACAAGACAAGTTCAAATGTGGGAGGAACACAATGA
- a CDS encoding TRAP transporter large permease codes for MLLLVGSFLLLMVIGVPVAISMASASVLYIVLYGVAPDIIVAQRMIAGVESFPLLAVPFFILAGNLMNSAGVTGRIYSFAVALVGWMKGGLAQVNIIGSVIFSGMSGTALADAAGIGTIEIKAMKDHGYPVEAAVGVTAASATLGPIFPPSLPFVIYGMMANVSIGALFMAGILPGIVMTVLMMVTVAAFAYARSWGSDAPFDVKQLLSASLEIVVVLLVPVAIYLMMLAGLSMNVSTGIALAALLALDWYFSFSAVMALMTPVILIGGMTMGWFTPTEAAVAAVLWSLFLGLVRYRTMTLSTLAKASFDTIETTASVLFIVTAASVFAWLLTVSQAAQLLSTAILSITDNKWVFLILVNLLMLFVGCFLDTIAAITILVPILLPIVTQFQIDPVQFGLIMTLNLMIGLLHPPLGMVLFVLSRVAKLSVERTTMAILPWLVPLFVALILITFIPSVSLWLPQQLGLLK; via the coding sequence ATGCTCCTGCTTGTCGGCTCGTTTCTCCTGCTGATGGTCATCGGCGTGCCTGTCGCGATCTCGATGGCGTCCGCCTCGGTGCTCTATATCGTCCTCTACGGCGTTGCGCCCGACATCATCGTCGCCCAGCGAATGATCGCCGGCGTCGAGAGCTTTCCGCTGCTTGCCGTTCCCTTCTTCATTCTCGCCGGCAACCTGATGAATTCGGCAGGGGTGACCGGGCGTATCTATTCGTTTGCAGTTGCCCTCGTCGGCTGGATGAAAGGGGGCCTTGCGCAGGTCAACATCATCGGCTCTGTGATCTTCTCCGGCATGTCGGGAACCGCCCTTGCCGATGCCGCCGGGATCGGCACCATCGAGATCAAGGCGATGAAGGACCACGGCTATCCGGTTGAAGCAGCCGTCGGCGTCACGGCGGCCTCGGCGACGCTCGGCCCGATCTTCCCGCCGTCTCTGCCCTTCGTCATCTACGGCATGATGGCGAACGTCTCGATCGGCGCCCTGTTCATGGCCGGCATTCTGCCCGGCATCGTCATGACCGTTCTGATGATGGTGACCGTTGCCGCATTCGCCTATGCGCGGAGCTGGGGTTCGGATGCACCCTTCGATGTCAAGCAGCTTCTGTCGGCGTCGCTGGAAATCGTCGTGGTGCTGCTCGTTCCCGTCGCGATCTACCTCATGATGCTTGCCGGGTTGTCGATGAACGTGTCGACCGGAATAGCGCTTGCCGCGCTTCTGGCGCTGGACTGGTATTTCTCCTTTTCTGCCGTCATGGCCCTGATGACGCCGGTCATTCTCATCGGCGGCATGACAATGGGCTGGTTCACGCCCACGGAAGCGGCAGTCGCGGCTGTCCTCTGGTCGCTTTTCCTGGGGCTGGTGCGCTACCGCACCATGACGCTCTCGACACTCGCCAAGGCGAGCTTCGATACGATCGAGACCACCGCCTCGGTCCTCTTCATCGTGACTGCGGCCTCGGTCTTTGCCTGGCTCTTGACGGTCAGCCAGGCCGCACAGCTCTTGTCGACGGCGATCCTTTCGATCACCGACAACAAGTGGGTTTTCCTGATCCTCGTCAATCTGCTCATGCTTTTCGTCGGCTGCTTCCTGGATACCATCGCGGCGATCACCATCCTTGTTCCGATCCTTTTGCCGATCGTGACGCAATTCCAGATCGATCCCGTGCAGTTCGGCCTGATCATGACGCTCAATTTGATGATCGGGTTGCTCCATCCGCCGCTCGGAATGGTATTGTTCGTCCTTTCGCGGGTGGCAAAGCTTTCCGTCGAGCGTACGACCATGGCAATCCTGCCCTGGCTGGTTCCGCTGTTCGTCGCACTGATCCTGATCACCTTCATCCCGTCGGTCTCGCTCTGGCTGCCGCAGCAGCTCGGGTTGCTGAAGTAA
- a CDS encoding ABC transporter permease, which translates to MLARAPTRSPGPLARAFDRFLLNRAAVFGLCVAIPMLLIILSYPLWWPFLPNDIDLLAMNSGPTATHWFGTDGVGRDVFARVLEGGRISLLVAVASTAISAMIGFLFGAVSALAGRWADALSMRFVDLVMTLPPVIFLLVLASIAGTGIWPTVLVISLLSWPLLARMIRSRLLELRERDFVLSARGMGAGLSHLLFRHGLPNSIDILMVYATLQIANAILLEAGLSFLGLGIAPPAASWGNMLNAARSTAVLEQYPWQWLFPGGALVLAVLAINFIGDGLRDAFDPRAELN; encoded by the coding sequence ATGCTGGCCCGCGCCCCAACCCGCAGCCCAGGCCCTCTCGCCCGCGCCTTTGACCGCTTCCTTCTCAACCGGGCAGCCGTCTTCGGGCTATGCGTCGCAATCCCGATGCTTTTGATCATCCTGTCCTATCCGCTCTGGTGGCCTTTCCTGCCGAACGACATCGATCTTCTGGCCATGAACAGCGGCCCGACCGCGACGCATTGGTTCGGCACGGACGGCGTTGGCCGCGATGTCTTTGCCCGGGTTCTGGAGGGCGGCCGCATCTCGCTTCTGGTCGCCGTCGCCTCGACTGCGATCTCTGCGATGATCGGTTTCCTCTTCGGCGCCGTCTCCGCCCTGGCCGGCCGCTGGGCTGATGCGCTTTCCATGCGCTTCGTCGACCTGGTCATGACGCTGCCGCCCGTCATCTTCCTGCTCGTGCTCGCCTCGATTGCCGGTACCGGCATCTGGCCGACGGTGCTGGTGATCTCGCTGCTCTCCTGGCCGCTGCTTGCCCGCATGATCCGCTCGCGCCTGCTGGAACTGCGCGAACGCGATTTCGTCCTTTCGGCGCGCGGCATGGGCGCCGGCCTGTCGCACCTGTTGTTCCGTCACGGCCTGCCGAATTCGATCGATATCCTGATGGTCTATGCGACGCTGCAGATCGCCAATGCCATTCTGCTCGAGGCCGGCCTCTCCTTCCTCGGGCTCGGCATTGCGCCGCCAGCTGCAAGCTGGGGCAACATGTTGAATGCCGCCCGCTCCACCGCGGTTCTCGAACAATATCCATGGCAATGGCTCTTCCCCGGTGGGGCGCTGGTCCTTGCCGTGCTTGCCATCAATTTCATTGGCGATGGCCTGAGGGACGCCTTCGACCCTCGCGCCGAATTAAACTGA
- a CDS encoding ABC transporter ATP-binding protein, translated as MNEPLLSVRGLAKHYISRGTKLTILQDISFDIGKGEVVGLVGESGSGKTTIGRSVLRLVEPSSGSVRFDGTELTALTASAMRRARPRMQYIFQDPYASLSPRMTIGEILTEGLTIQGIGKRQERLDRARSALEQVDLPADALNRYAHEFSGGQRQRIGIARALTLSPEFIVADEPVSALDVSIQAQVINLLRDLQQRLGLTMLFISHDLAVVEYICDRVIVLYLGRIMEIGASADLYARPKHPYTRALLSAIPSPDPDARRNRQILQGDIPSPANPPSGCVFRTRCPKALDACARTVPELREVAPGHFKACIRDDLD; from the coding sequence ATGAACGAGCCTTTGCTTTCGGTTCGCGGTCTTGCGAAACATTATATCTCGCGCGGGACGAAACTTACGATCCTGCAGGATATCTCCTTCGATATCGGCAAGGGCGAGGTCGTCGGTCTCGTTGGCGAATCCGGCAGCGGCAAGACGACGATCGGCCGCTCGGTGCTGCGCCTGGTCGAGCCCTCCTCCGGAAGCGTGCGCTTTGACGGAACCGAACTCACCGCGCTGACGGCCAGCGCCATGCGGCGGGCCCGGCCGCGCATGCAGTATATTTTCCAGGATCCCTATGCCAGCCTCTCGCCGCGCATGACCATCGGCGAAATACTGACGGAGGGGCTGACGATCCAGGGCATCGGAAAGCGCCAGGAACGGCTCGACCGGGCGCGGTCGGCCCTTGAACAGGTCGATCTTCCGGCCGACGCGCTCAATCGCTATGCGCATGAATTTTCCGGCGGACAGCGCCAACGCATCGGTATTGCGCGTGCCTTGACGCTGTCGCCGGAATTCATCGTTGCCGACGAGCCCGTTTCGGCGCTCGACGTCTCCATCCAGGCGCAGGTCATCAACCTGCTGCGCGATCTGCAGCAGCGCCTTGGCCTCACCATGCTCTTCATTTCGCATGACTTGGCCGTGGTCGAATATATCTGCGACCGGGTGATCGTGCTCTATCTCGGGCGGATCATGGAGATCGGGGCGAGCGCCGATCTCTATGCCAGGCCGAAGCATCCCTATACCCGCGCCCTGCTCTCGGCGATCCCCTCGCCTGACCCGGATGCCAGGCGTAACCGGCAGATATTGCAGGGCGACATTCCAAGCCCCGCCAACCCGCCGAGCGGCTGCGTCTTCCGCACGCGCTGTCCAAAGGCGCTGGATGCCTGCGCCCGGACCGTGCCGGAACTGCGCGAAGTGGCTCCTGGGCATTTCAAGGCCTGCATTCGAGACGACCTGGATTGA
- a CDS encoding L-idonate 5-dehydrogenase, with amino-acid sequence MQTRFARLYGARDLRVEAGPVREPGEGEVLLRMAAAGICGSDLHYYQDGGFGPVRVREPIIPGHEASGFVETAGAGVALPEGTLVAVNPSQPCGSCDYCKRGQPIHCLDMRFMGSAMRLPHEQGMFRQWLVVPALQCVAVSGEVSAAEAACAEPLAVCLHAASRAGDIAGKKVLVTGAGPIGCLAVAAARYHQAAEIVVTDLADAALGRASAMGADKTINARDQDALAPYEATKGYFDLAFECSAAAPAIRFAMASVKPFGTIVQVGVTGDIAIPLNALVGKELHIHGSQRFHDEFADAVALIASRQIDIRPIISHSFPLERALEAFEQAGDRQAACKVQLIF; translated from the coding sequence GTGCAGACGCGTTTTGCCCGGCTTTACGGAGCGCGGGACCTGAGGGTCGAGGCAGGCCCGGTGCGCGAACCGGGCGAAGGCGAAGTACTCCTGCGCATGGCCGCTGCAGGGATCTGCGGCTCCGATCTGCATTACTACCAGGACGGCGGCTTTGGGCCGGTGCGCGTGCGCGAGCCGATCATTCCCGGACACGAGGCGTCGGGCTTCGTCGAGACGGCGGGCGCCGGAGTGGCCCTGCCCGAGGGAACCCTGGTCGCCGTCAACCCGAGCCAGCCGTGCGGATCGTGCGACTATTGCAAGCGTGGGCAGCCGATCCACTGCCTCGACATGCGCTTTATGGGAAGCGCCATGCGGCTTCCCCATGAGCAGGGCATGTTTCGCCAGTGGCTGGTCGTGCCGGCTCTGCAATGCGTCGCCGTTTCCGGTGAGGTCAGTGCGGCCGAAGCGGCATGTGCCGAACCGCTCGCCGTCTGCCTTCATGCAGCTTCACGTGCGGGCGATATCGCGGGAAAAAAGGTGCTGGTCACCGGCGCCGGCCCGATAGGATGCCTTGCCGTTGCCGCGGCGCGTTATCATCAGGCTGCCGAAATCGTCGTCACCGACCTCGCTGACGCAGCACTTGGGCGCGCAAGCGCGATGGGAGCGGACAAGACGATCAATGCAAGAGATCAGGACGCGCTCGCACCCTACGAAGCCACAAAAGGATATTTCGACCTTGCATTCGAATGCTCTGCGGCAGCACCGGCAATCCGCTTTGCGATGGCGTCGGTCAAGCCTTTCGGCACAATCGTGCAGGTGGGCGTGACCGGCGACATCGCCATTCCGCTCAATGCCCTGGTCGGCAAGGAACTGCATATCCACGGTTCGCAACGCTTTCACGACGAATTCGCAGATGCGGTGGCATTGATCGCCAGCCGGCAGATCGACATCCGTCCGATCATCAGCCACAGCTTTCCGCTCGAACGCGCTTTGGAGGCTTTCGAACAGGCCGGCGACCGCCAGGCCGCGTGCAAGGTGCAACTGATATTCTAG